The Primulina huaijiensis isolate GDHJ02 chromosome 12, ASM1229523v2, whole genome shotgun sequence genome has a window encoding:
- the LOC140990375 gene encoding large ribosomal subunit protein mL101 (rPPR4) — translation MASSFMRQFEKKRSILKRSGKKYLEEALYKNLFKNGGEDQNVREQLNHFLKSHKSAYKWEVGKSLKHLRSRKLYGPALKLSESMEKRGMNRTVSDEAIHLDLVAKSNGISAAETYFLNLPESSKNHLTYGALLNCYCKDLMTEKAVALFEKMKELNLELTSMPYNSLMTLYLKTGLPKMVPTIIQEMKACDIMPDIYTYNIWMRALAAVEDIPGVEKVIDEMKRDGRVAGDWTTYSNLASIYVDAGLFDKANKALRELEVKNTRRELSAYQFLITLHGRTGNLHEVYRIWRSLKLAFQRTANISYLNMIQVLVNLNDLPGAEKCFKEWASGCKTYDIRVGNVLIGAYLREGLFNKAEVLMNLARRRGSKPNSKSWELYLDYYMKKRDIKSAVDCVENAISAGKVEGDEWAPSPLIVRELMQHLEHNEDVEGAEAFLAILTKSKYKLQSEVLESLIRIYAASGKKSSTMRQRIKMEKVDLSEEGMKLLNDISDQ, via the exons ATGGCCTCTTCATTTATGCGACAGTTTGAGAAGAAAAGGAGCATTTTGAAGAGGTCAGGTAAAAAGTACTTGGAAGAAGCTCTTTACAAGAACCTGTTTAAGAATGGCGGAGAAGATCAGAATGTTAGGGAACAGCTTAATCACTTCTTGAAGTCTCATAAAAGTGCTTACAAATGGGAAGTAGGGAAATCTCTCAAGCATCTTCGCAGCCGCAAGCTTTATGGCCCTGCGCTCAAG TTGTCAGAATCAATGGAGAAAAGGGGAATGAACAGGACAGTCAGTGATGAAGCGATTCACCTCGATCTAGTTGCAAAAAGTAATGGAATTTCTGCCGCTGAAACCTACTTTCTCAATCTGCCTGAATCTTCAAAAAATCATCTCACCTATGGTGCTCTTCTTAATTGTTACTGCAAAGACTTGATGACTGAAAAAGCAGTAGCTTTATTTGAAAAGATGAAAGAACTTAATTTGGAATTGACTTCCATGCCGTATAACAGCCTCATGACCCTTTACTTGAAAACGGGGCTCCCAAAAATGGTTCCAACAATTATCCAGGAAATGAAGGCCTGTGATATCATGCCGGACATTTATACCTACAACATCTGGATGAGGGCTCTTGCTGCTGTTGAAGATATACCTGGGGTTGAGAAAGTTATAGATGAGATGAAACGAGATGGTCGAGTAGCTGGAGATTGGACAACATACAGTAATTTAGCATCAATTTATGTTGATGCTGGACTATTTGATAAGGCCAACAAGGCTCTTAGGGAATTGGAGGTTAAAAATACTCGCAGAGAACTTTCTGCCTACCAATTTCTGATCACGTTGCATGGACGCACTGGAAATTTGCATGAAGTATATCGTATCTGGCGGTCCTTGAAGTTAGCTTTTCAGAGAACAGCAAACATAAGTTATCTAAATATGATACAAGTATTGGTTAACTTGAACGATTTACCAGGTGCTGAGAAATGTTTTAAGGAGTGGGCATCTGGTTGCAAAACTTATGATATTCGCGTTGGAAATGTCCTAATTGGAGCTTATCTAAGAGAAGGTTTATTTAATAAGGCTGAAGTGCTCATGAACCTTGCCCGGAGGAGAGGATCTAAGCCTAATTCGAAATCttgggaactctaccttgattACTATATGAAAAAGAGAGATATTAAATCAGCTGTGGATTGTGTCGAAAATGCAATTTCTGCTGGTAAAGTGGAAGGTGATGAATGGGCTCCTTCCCCTTTAATTGTTCGGGAACTGATGCAACACCTTGAACATAACGAGGATGTTGAGGGTGCTGAGGCTTTCCTGGCAATTTTGACAAAGTCAAAGTATAAATTGCAATCCGAGGTACTTGAATCTTTGATAAGAATTTATGCAGCCTCTGGAAAAAAGAGTTCAACTATGCGTCAACGGATTAAAATGGAGAAAGTGGATTTGAGTGAGGAAGGTATGAAATTACTGAATGATATCTCAGATCAATGA